The genome window GCATTGTCGGCTAATATACCCTACCCGCCTTAATTTATTTGGGCGGGCCAAATTTTTAAGCCTGCGCTCTCAACAATGTTGGCCACACCCTACTATATTTTCTGCAAACTTTTATAACATGTGTCGAAATAGAATGGATATGTCCGTTTGCCACTTCTATATTTACAATTGATATATCAACAAGTTTTTCTCTCAAATGAGTTCATTCGGTCAGATTTTTTATGCAACCGTTAGTAGGAGTAAGTTTTGATACTACTATTAATCAAGAGGAGGATCGAAGATACATTATATAGAActttgtaaaattatataaaataagctTCAATTGTAAAGGGGCAATAGTGGAATAAGGTGAGGTGTTCAATTCTTCATTTACCTTAATTTTTAAGGTGTAGCGACCTAACTTGTTGTCCGTCTACTATTCGCATAAACTTTATTTTTGAAATAgaagttaatcaatttattaaaCTATGAAATCATgccaaagataaaaaaaaaatttagatgcTAAATCTTTATCCCAAAATTCTAAGTGACCATCTAAATTTACAACAACTTGAATGTGTGAAGTTGATCAAAGCAACCCATTTTCATTAATTGCACTAAGAACACAAAAACATGTGAAGTGATGGAATAGTTTCCATTGCACATATTCTCCACGAGAGTAAAGCATGGCCCATGTAAGGGCATTAATGTCATACCATTAAACAGTTACAGaattatcaataaaaataaaaaatggaccCAACAATGTACCATTTGGTCATATTATAAAACTTAGCGGTTATAAAGTCTTCTTGCTTGTGTTGTATTCAACTTCCCTTACCTGCAAAGACAGACAGAGAGAGAGAACACAAAGCAAAGAACAAGAATAACGTGGCACATaggaaaacaaacaaacaaaccaaaactGAAAAGTTTAAAACCGAACACCTTCTCTCTTTCCATTCTTTCTCCACCAAATCTTCTTCAAATTTGCTTCCTTTTTAGATTCTCCGGTTTTGTTCTCAGAACCAATGGCTTTTTCCTTCTAACTTTGAAGCTATGAGTTGGAAAAGTAGAGGAGAGGTTGTTCCTGTTCCTAGAAGCTTCATGTCTCAGAAATGGATGATTTTCTTGTGTATTGGAAGCTTCTGTGCTGGCATGTTTTTCACCAACAGGTACATCAAATTTCTATGTTCTTGTTCTGTTTTCTATTGTGTTAATTCATAACTCATATTTGCTTCACCATGTGTTTTAAGGTTTCTATTGTTTAATTCATTTGAGTTATTGATATTTCTGAATTTCATTGACTTTGATTTTTCTAAATCAAATTTGACCAAAACTTAGAAGAAATTAAATGGATCTGAAATTAATTGATTGGTATTGGTATGAATGATTTTAAGTTTTAaccattaatattattattattttttgtttaaaatgcAAGTTTTCAATATGATTGACTCTTAAGTTAACAAGTCAATTTTGGTCTAATCCAACTAACACTACCTCATATCAATATCTctaaattttgtgaaaatttaATTTATggttaaattataatatttagtgatatttattaaattatcatctagttttttttttgacaaaaaattatcatatagtttatttatttaaataaattttttatttttaagatttAAAAATGACTGCACTTGGCTTATCATATATATCATCTTCACTCatcaaggttgaagatgacctCTGACACATAATAATGAATTTTCACAATTAGTTGTTGCAACTAAAGCACTTATACTTATTTACTAGTTGTTGAAAAAAATTGATCTTTTATTTTGGGATCTACCTATTTTTgaggttttttttaaatattttatttaacgtAGGATGAGCACATGAAAGTCTTATATTATAgtaactttataaaaaaaataattcaacttaaaatatttaattgttcttAGATTCTTATTAGTGGTGTTTTTTTAATgagaaatttaaatttaaatgtgtGACAGAATGTGGACTATTCCTGAACCTAAAGGACTTGCAAGGACAACAGCAATGGAAGCTGAACAATTAAATTTAGTATCAGAGGGTTGTAATTCAAGAATTGTAAGTACTTTTATACTTCGAATTCGATTTTTCATGTATCATATGAAAATTTctataataattttttgtttgttttttttagttgCAAGAGAAGGAAGTGAAGCGCGAAATTAAAGGCGATTTCAAGACACAAAAATCCATACAGTGAGTTACATATACATGATCTTATGTAtcatgttctttttttttttttgtgtggttAAACATGTGTAATAAGAAACAATTGTGTTGAATGTAGAAATTTGGACAAGACTATTTCGAATTTGGAATTGGAACTAGCTTCTGCTAAAGCAACACAAGAGTCTTTAAAAAGTGGTGCTCCTGTGTCAGAAGATTTCAAGACTAATGAATCAAGTGGTAGAAGAAGGTACTTAATGGTTATAGGAATCAACACTGCTTTTAGCAGCAGAAAAAGAAGAGACTCGATTCGCGCTACTTGGATGCCACAAGGTGAAGATTGATCATCACTTTCTTTTTTCGACTATTCATAGACAATATTTGACACAAACGCTTAATCTTACATTACGATCTTATCACATCATACTATTATGTGATATGATCGTAAAGTAAGGTTGAATGACTATATAAAATATGTTTGTCCCATGTCAATATATAGTTACGAAACTGTTTTTCAATTGGTCATGATCTCTGATGTTGGTTTTGGCGATAACCTGTAAAATAggtgagaaaagaaagaaactagaAGAAGAGAAGGGAATTATTATCCGCTTCGTGATTGGACACGGGTAAGTTATAAATTCGTATCGTTATTATCCATTTCGTGATTGGACACGGATAagttatatattttatgaattatAAATTGAACCTTTATGGCTCTTTTCTCAGTGCCACAACAGGAGGCATCCTAGATAGAGCTATTGAAGCAGAAGATAGTAAACATGGAGATTTTCTGAGACTGGTAATTATCACTTCAATAACATATTACGATATATATATTGAACGATCGCGTGGTTTTGAAATCGGTGTTTTGATTTTACAGGATCATGTTGAAGGATACCTCGAATTATCCGCAAAAACAAAGACCTACTTTGCAACGGCTGTTAATATGTGGGATGCTGATTTTTATATCAAAGTTGATGATGATGTTCATGTAAATATAGGTATCGAAAGTCGTTCAATCTCAGCAATTTTTCGTATATGATATAAGTTTTTTTTCATATGTTATCTTAGTGAGCTTATGAAAATAAGCCGAAAAACAACTTATAGACAAGTCATAAGCTGTTTCTGTCCGCTATGCTTACCAATTTCATAGGTACTTATACCAGGAATGGTTTATGTTTTAATCTGTTTTCAGCAACACTCGGTGAAACACTAGTTAGACATCGAACGAAACCGCGAGTATACATCGGGTGCATGAAATCTGGACCTGTTCTTTCTCAAAAGTAAGAACTATTTTCCAGAGTTGTAAATTTGTGACATTTCACTTCTAGCTTCTTACATGTTAATTTTCTTGCAGAGGAGTAAGGTACCATGAACCGGAATTTTGGAAATTTGGCGAGACAGGAAACAAGTACTTTCGTCACGCCACAGGACAATTATACGCTGTTTCAAAAGATCTTGCTACATATATTGCAACAAACAAGTAACCTCTTTTTCCGATCTTAATTATGCTGTAAGAAGTATAATTGAAGTGAAACTAATAGATTTCGCATATATGTTTGTTTTTAGGAATGTTCTTCACAAGTACGCAAATGAAGACGTTTCATTAGGAGCTTGGTTTATTGGACTCGATGTGGAACACATCGATGATCGTAGACTATGTTGCGGTACACCACCAGGTAAAGATTTTTCATGTGTTATAAATCATTATATACCGAAAAATCGCAAGGGTGTACGAAGTACAAACCAAACCAAGACTAGGCCTAATTAGACAAACCTGAATTTTTATTGGCCCGAATATCGGTTTCATGCATTTAAACTCTTGCATTGGTGATTGTTGCAGATTGTGAATGGAAGGCACAAGCAGGAAATGTTTGTGTTGCTTCATTTGATTGGACATGCAGTGGAATTTGTAGGTCACATGAAAGGATTAAAGAAGTCCACAAAAAATGTGGAGAAGGTGAAAAGGCTTTGTGGGATGCTTCTTTTTAGGAGACATATATCTTGAAGTTCTTCCTAACTCAGGAAGATTATAACTATAGCAATGAACTTTTTAGGttgcaatagttttttttttttttct of Vicia villosa cultivar HV-30 ecotype Madison, WI unplaced genomic scaffold, Vvil1.0 ctg.000506F_1_1, whole genome shotgun sequence contains these proteins:
- the LOC131629067 gene encoding probable beta-1,3-galactosyltransferase 2 yields the protein MSWKSRGEVVPVPRSFMSQKWMIFLCIGSFCAGMFFTNRMWTIPEPKGLARTTAMEAEQLNLVSEGCNSRILQEKEVKREIKGDFKTQKSIQNLDKTISNLELELASAKATQESLKSGAPVSEDFKTNESSGRRRYLMVIGINTAFSSRKRRDSIRATWMPQGEKRKKLEEEKGIIIRFVIGHGATTGGILDRAIEAEDSKHGDFLRLDHVEGYLELSAKTKTYFATAVNMWDADFYIKVDDDVHVNIATLGETLVRHRTKPRVYIGCMKSGPVLSQKGVRYHEPEFWKFGETGNKYFRHATGQLYAVSKDLATYIATNKNVLHKYANEDVSLGAWFIGLDVEHIDDRRLCCGTPPDCEWKAQAGNVCVASFDWTCSGICRSHERIKEVHKKCGEGEKALWDASF